Proteins from a genomic interval of Aquabacterium sp. J223:
- a CDS encoding chemotaxis protein CheW, with translation MAHAALNPDDFLSHMRDVQRCEASLRELNLMWRVIEAGAKMNCPEEARSILPMMAATRQGFQRLERDLVASLVQEKVANVMGEVGTRARHVIDLLVRNLYERTADVGFLASNRVLAEHLAGLTDDRERVERRLRSYREKYTVYDEVLLLSPDGEVMAQMDDTGERLSHSADPVLAAALASDRHVERFGITDLRPGRGEALVYAQRVCHPQHGGAVGVLCLVFGFDTEMAGIFASRGDAEGRSILLLLDGDDRVIASADEAWIARGTRVPVNRDRQPRLCLHGGREYLVTTCAAQPYQGYPGPAGWQGQVMIPVDVAFHGELGGVLKTLAPHVADGLLSHARSFCPPLYEVVTEADAVRRVVWNGQVMTAGRGRDLHKLKCVLDQISETGARTDELFDAAIRDLYDTVLASRLSAARSLSHLLVDLLDRNLYERANDCRWWARTPELRQALADRAPLADDTGGGVAAILENINALYTVYSRLVVYDAEGRIVAASRPRLADGSSVVGRRIDAEDLAAVLRLADAQHYHVSRFGPCPLDDGRSTAVYHAAIRALDDERRVLGGIGIVFNATVELDAMLRSIESAAPGIQASYVDRQGRVLASTSPRNPPGSRVDIGAVGQLPRGASDRSIIERDGCYALVSATVNAGYREFKTRDGNADDVIALTFQPLGALRDAGGVRRRADTAIADDPLNGGEEFATFFVGQVLMALPAAAVREALPARQLLPVSLGQQPPRVGLLPRRRDGQVEGHVWVYDLHALLGGDAATGDDGQVIVLEHAGLHFGLTVDELHGVPAFDPAAVIPAPRVQGGALVQRLVKANRGALLIQVLDVAAIAGALRLDSGPHDGPTGPGATAPAETAIRHASRSPTGLALA, from the coding sequence ATGGCCCACGCCGCCCTCAACCCCGACGACTTCCTGTCCCACATGCGGGACGTCCAGCGCTGCGAGGCGTCGCTGCGCGAGCTCAACCTGATGTGGCGCGTCATCGAGGCCGGCGCCAAGATGAACTGCCCGGAGGAGGCGCGCAGCATCCTGCCGATGATGGCCGCCACCCGCCAGGGCTTCCAGCGGTTGGAGCGCGACCTGGTGGCCAGCCTGGTGCAGGAGAAGGTGGCCAACGTCATGGGCGAGGTGGGCACCCGCGCGCGCCATGTCATCGACCTGCTGGTGCGCAACCTGTACGAGCGCACGGCGGACGTCGGCTTCCTGGCCAGCAACCGCGTGCTGGCCGAGCACCTGGCGGGCCTCACCGACGACCGCGAGCGGGTCGAGCGACGGCTGCGGTCGTACCGCGAGAAGTACACCGTGTACGACGAAGTGCTGCTGCTCAGCCCCGACGGCGAGGTGATGGCGCAGATGGACGACACCGGCGAGCGGCTGTCGCACAGCGCGGACCCGGTGCTGGCGGCGGCGCTGGCCAGCGACCGCCATGTCGAGCGCTTCGGCATCACCGACCTGCGCCCGGGCCGCGGCGAGGCCCTGGTCTACGCGCAGCGGGTGTGCCACCCGCAGCACGGCGGCGCGGTCGGCGTGCTGTGCCTGGTGTTCGGCTTCGACACCGAGATGGCGGGCATCTTCGCCAGCCGCGGCGACGCCGAAGGCCGCTCCATCCTGCTGCTGCTCGACGGCGACGACCGCGTGATCGCCAGCGCCGACGAGGCATGGATCGCCCGCGGCACCCGCGTGCCGGTGAACCGCGACCGCCAGCCGCGGCTGTGCCTGCACGGCGGCCGCGAGTACCTGGTCACCACCTGCGCGGCGCAGCCCTACCAGGGCTACCCGGGGCCGGCCGGCTGGCAGGGCCAGGTGATGATCCCGGTGGACGTGGCCTTCCATGGCGAACTGGGCGGTGTCCTGAAGACGCTGGCCCCGCACGTGGCCGACGGGCTGCTGTCGCATGCGCGCAGCTTCTGCCCGCCGCTGTACGAGGTGGTGACCGAGGCCGACGCGGTGCGCCGCGTCGTCTGGAACGGCCAGGTGATGACCGCCGGGCGCGGGCGCGACCTGCACAAGCTGAAGTGCGTGCTCGACCAGATCAGCGAGACCGGTGCGCGCACCGACGAGCTCTTCGACGCCGCCATCCGCGACCTCTACGACACGGTGCTGGCCTCGCGGCTGTCCGCCGCGCGGTCGCTGTCGCACCTGCTGGTCGACCTGCTCGACCGCAACCTCTACGAGCGCGCCAACGACTGCCGCTGGTGGGCCCGCACACCGGAGCTGCGCCAGGCACTGGCCGACCGGGCGCCGTTGGCCGACGACACCGGGGGCGGGGTGGCGGCCATCCTCGAGAACATCAACGCGCTCTACACCGTCTACAGCCGGCTGGTGGTGTACGACGCCGAGGGCCGCATCGTCGCGGCCAGCCGGCCGCGGCTGGCCGACGGCAGCAGCGTCGTCGGTCGCCGCATCGACGCCGAGGACCTGGCCGCGGTGCTGCGCCTGGCCGATGCCCAGCACTACCACGTCAGCCGCTTCGGCCCGTGCCCGCTGGACGACGGCCGCAGCACCGCCGTGTACCACGCCGCCATCCGGGCGCTGGACGACGAACGCCGCGTGCTCGGCGGCATCGGCATCGTCTTCAACGCGACCGTCGAGCTGGACGCCATGCTGCGCAGCATCGAGTCCGCGGCGCCGGGCATCCAGGCCAGCTACGTCGACCGCCAGGGCCGGGTGCTGGCCAGCACCTCGCCCCGCAACCCGCCCGGCAGCCGGGTGGACATCGGCGCGGTGGGCCAGCTGCCGCGCGGCGCCAGCGACCGTTCGATCATCGAGCGAGACGGTTGTTATGCGCTGGTCAGCGCGACGGTGAACGCCGGCTACCGCGAGTTCAAGACCCGCGACGGCAACGCCGACGACGTCATCGCCCTCACCTTCCAGCCACTGGGCGCGCTGCGCGACGCGGGTGGTGTGCGCCGCCGCGCCGACACCGCCATCGCCGACGACCCGCTGAACGGCGGCGAGGAGTTCGCCACCTTCTTCGTCGGCCAGGTCCTGATGGCACTGCCGGCGGCGGCGGTGCGCGAGGCGCTGCCCGCCCGCCAGCTGCTGCCGGTGTCGCTGGGTCAGCAGCCGCCACGGGTGGGCCTGCTGCCGCGGCGCCGCGACGGCCAGGTCGAGGGCCATGTCTGGGTCTACGACCTGCATGCCCTGCTGGGCGGCGATGCGGCGACCGGCGACGACGGCCAGGTCATCGTGCTGGAACACGCGGGCCTCCACTTCGGCCTGACGGTGGACGAACTGCACGGCGTGCCGGCGTTCGATCCCGCTGCCGTCATCCCCGCGCCCCGGGTGCAGGGCGGCGCCCTGGTGCAGCGACTGGTCAAGGCCAACCGCGGGGCCCTCCTGATCCAGGTGCTGGACGTGGCGGCCATCGCCGGCGCGCTGCGCCTGGACAGCGGTCCGCACGACGGCCCGACCGGGCCGGGCGCGACGGCGCCGGCCGAAACGGCGATTCGTCACGCGTCTCGGTCCCCGACCGGCCTGGCCCTTGCGTAA
- a CDS encoding ABC-F family ATP-binding cassette domain-containing protein: MIQLKQLTLRRGVKVVLQDATVTLNPGEKASLVGRNGAGKSSLFSLLAGRLSPDAGDAEIPPHWRIGEVAQHMPETEDGATDFVLQGDVTLMAAQAALAEAEAGGDGHAIGDAHAALADAGAFDARPRAQALLLGLGFKADQLDAPVNSFSGGWRMRLQLARALMCPAELLLLDEPTNHLDLDALVWLEGWLQRFAGTLLVISHDREFLDAITTVTLHLEDARLTRWGGNYSAFEGMRAERLMQQQAAYERQQDRIAHLQRFIDRFKAKATKAKQAQSRVKALERMERISAVLTAADFAFEFREPPSLPNPMLSLKDLSCGYGTTTIVKDINRSVLAGQRIGILGANGQGKSTLVKTIAHELPPLAGGMTEGKGLALGYFAQQELDLLKEDDTPLQHMTRLARDRGPAGTEQALRNFLGQFQFAGDMVHQAVGTLSGGERARLVLASIVWQRPNLLLLDEPTNHLDLTTREALSMALNEFEGTVLLVSHDRALLREVCDEFWLVTGGGVQPFDGDLDDYQRWLQDNAREAVKAARLERNQERAGRASAPAPAAAVAAPPAPPARDARRQQAADRQRRQDEARPLKAELKQVEARMAACSRDREAALALLAAGARSPAERADAGRRLKSLDDELAALEGRWLELGEALEQLG; this comes from the coding sequence ATGATCCAGCTCAAGCAGCTCACCCTGCGCCGCGGCGTCAAGGTGGTGCTGCAGGACGCCACCGTCACCCTCAACCCCGGCGAGAAGGCCAGCCTGGTCGGCCGCAACGGTGCCGGCAAATCCAGCCTGTTCTCGCTGCTCGCCGGGCGCCTTTCGCCCGACGCCGGCGACGCCGAGATCCCGCCGCACTGGCGCATCGGCGAGGTGGCCCAGCACATGCCGGAGACCGAGGACGGCGCCACCGACTTCGTGCTGCAGGGCGACGTGACGCTGATGGCCGCGCAGGCCGCGCTGGCCGAGGCCGAGGCCGGCGGCGATGGCCATGCCATCGGCGACGCGCACGCCGCGCTGGCCGACGCCGGCGCCTTCGACGCCCGCCCGCGCGCGCAGGCGCTGCTGCTCGGCCTGGGCTTCAAGGCCGACCAGCTGGACGCGCCGGTGAACAGCTTCTCCGGCGGCTGGCGCATGCGGCTGCAGCTGGCCCGCGCGCTGATGTGCCCGGCCGAGCTGCTGCTGCTGGACGAGCCGACCAACCACCTGGACCTGGACGCGCTGGTCTGGCTGGAGGGCTGGCTGCAGCGCTTCGCCGGCACGCTGCTGGTGATCAGCCACGACCGCGAGTTCCTCGACGCCATCACCACCGTGACGCTGCACCTGGAAGACGCAAGGCTGACACGCTGGGGCGGCAACTACAGCGCCTTCGAAGGCATGCGCGCCGAGCGGCTGATGCAGCAGCAGGCGGCCTACGAACGCCAGCAGGACCGCATCGCCCACCTGCAGCGCTTCATCGACCGCTTCAAGGCCAAGGCCACCAAGGCCAAGCAGGCGCAGAGCCGGGTCAAGGCGCTGGAGCGCATGGAGCGCATCAGCGCCGTGCTGACCGCCGCCGACTTCGCCTTCGAGTTCCGCGAGCCGCCCAGCCTGCCCAACCCGATGCTCAGCCTGAAGGACCTGTCCTGCGGCTACGGCACGACGACCATCGTCAAGGACATCAACCGCAGCGTGCTCGCCGGCCAGCGCATCGGCATCCTCGGCGCCAACGGGCAGGGCAAGTCGACGCTGGTGAAGACCATCGCCCACGAACTTCCGCCGCTGGCCGGCGGCATGACCGAGGGCAAGGGCCTGGCGCTGGGTTACTTCGCGCAGCAGGAACTCGACCTGCTGAAGGAGGACGACACGCCGCTGCAGCACATGACGCGGCTGGCGCGCGACCGCGGGCCGGCCGGCACCGAGCAGGCGCTGCGCAACTTCCTCGGCCAGTTCCAGTTCGCCGGCGACATGGTGCACCAGGCCGTCGGCACGCTGTCCGGCGGCGAACGGGCGCGGCTGGTGCTGGCCAGCATCGTCTGGCAGCGGCCCAACCTGCTGCTGCTCGACGAGCCGACCAACCACCTCGACCTCACCACCCGCGAGGCGCTGTCGATGGCGCTCAACGAGTTCGAGGGCACGGTGCTGCTGGTCAGCCACGACCGTGCGCTGCTGCGCGAGGTGTGCGACGAGTTCTGGCTGGTCACCGGCGGCGGCGTGCAGCCCTTCGACGGCGACCTCGACGACTACCAGCGCTGGCTGCAGGACAACGCGCGCGAGGCGGTGAAGGCCGCGCGCCTGGAGCGCAACCAGGAGCGCGCCGGGCGCGCCAGCGCGCCGGCGCCCGCGGCCGCCGTGGCCGCCCCGCCGGCACCGCCGGCCCGCGACGCCCGCCGCCAGCAGGCCGCCGACCGCCAGCGCCGGCAGGACGAGGCCCGGCCGCTGAAGGCCGAGCTGAAGCAGGTCGAGGCCCGCATGGCCGCCTGCAGCCGCGACCGCGAGGCCGCGCTGGCCCTGCTGGCCGCCGGCGCCCGGTCGCCGGCCGAGCGGGCCGACGCGGGCCGGCGGCTGAAGTCGCTGGACGACGAACTGGCGGCGCTCGAAGGCCGCTGGCTCGAATTGGGCGAGGCGCTGGAGCAGCTCGGCTGA